The Dehalogenimonas sp. 4OHTPN genome window below encodes:
- the glmS gene encoding glutamine--fructose-6-phosphate transaminase (isomerizing), which produces MCGIVGYVGSRQAKTVLLGMMLRLEYRGYDSCGLATVETGVNLVKAAVRVQDLADRGMEMPGTYGIGHTRWASVGAVTQENAHPFMACDHAVVIAHNGNIKNFAELKKRLENSGHQFSSQTDSEVIAHLIEGYYHGDLADALGQAVKELDGPFAVIALHPDSRRLVAAVNGCPIVIGLGEGENWLASDVPALLEYTGRVIYLEDGDIAAVEADSVKICAKGRLVSRASQTIGWAPESVARAGYQHLMLKEIHEQPRIIRNIIQRKQSAWLPADSFGETTCGVLLIGCGSSYHACLAGKILIEGLSGIQANAELATELFDVTGSTRRYRAVIGLSQSGETADTCAALDRQRQAGFYTIAISNVPGSRITRLAEQTILTDAGPEISVAATKSFTAQLVTLLNMGLALPSKEPRRALDLTGELRALPAMLQRILDRENAHASAARWLASFKNIICIGRGILLPIALECALKLKEITYIHAEGCAAGELKHGTLALLSPATPVIAFMGTDETRAQMLTAIREVKARGVPVLAIAPEGEEDLEDLADRVILLPRTDPLLQPVLAAAAAQLLAYHTALSLDLPIDTPRNLAKSVTVE; this is translated from the coding sequence GTGTGCGGCATCGTCGGCTACGTCGGCTCGCGCCAGGCTAAGACCGTTTTACTCGGCATGATGCTCCGCCTGGAATACCGCGGCTACGATTCCTGCGGCCTGGCGACCGTTGAGACCGGGGTTAACCTCGTGAAAGCCGCGGTACGGGTCCAGGACCTTGCCGATCGGGGGATGGAAATGCCGGGGACTTACGGGATAGGCCACACCCGCTGGGCCAGCGTCGGCGCGGTAACTCAGGAAAACGCGCATCCGTTCATGGCTTGCGACCACGCTGTAGTTATCGCCCACAACGGTAACATCAAGAACTTTGCCGAATTGAAAAAACGGCTGGAGAATTCCGGACATCAATTCTCATCGCAAACAGATTCCGAAGTGATTGCCCACCTGATAGAAGGGTATTACCATGGTGACTTAGCAGACGCGTTGGGACAGGCGGTCAAAGAACTCGACGGTCCTTTCGCCGTCATCGCTCTGCATCCTGACAGCAGGCGGTTGGTCGCTGCCGTAAATGGCTGCCCCATAGTCATAGGACTGGGCGAGGGAGAAAATTGGCTGGCGTCAGATGTGCCCGCCCTGCTGGAATACACCGGCCGGGTAATTTACCTGGAAGACGGTGACATCGCCGCCGTAGAAGCCGATTCCGTGAAGATATGCGCGAAGGGAAGGCTGGTCAGCCGGGCAAGTCAGACAATCGGGTGGGCCCCGGAGTCTGTAGCCAGAGCCGGCTATCAACACCTGATGCTGAAAGAAATCCATGAACAGCCGCGGATTATTCGAAACATAATCCAGCGAAAACAGTCCGCCTGGCTGCCGGCCGATTCTTTCGGAGAGACCACTTGCGGTGTTCTGCTAATCGGCTGCGGCAGTTCCTACCATGCCTGTCTGGCGGGAAAAATCTTGATAGAAGGGCTCTCGGGAATTCAAGCCAACGCAGAGCTGGCAACAGAGTTATTTGACGTTACAGGCTCCACGCGGCGATATCGGGCAGTGATCGGCCTGTCGCAGTCAGGCGAGACGGCCGATACCTGCGCCGCCTTGGACAGACAGCGCCAGGCAGGCTTTTATACAATCGCCATCTCAAACGTGCCAGGGTCCAGGATCACGCGCCTGGCCGAACAGACGATTCTCACCGATGCCGGGCCGGAAATATCGGTTGCCGCCACTAAAAGCTTCACTGCCCAACTTGTCACTTTGCTCAATATGGGCCTGGCTTTACCGTCAAAAGAGCCCAGGCGGGCGCTCGATTTGACAGGAGAACTTCGGGCCTTACCGGCGATGCTGCAAAGGATTCTCGACCGGGAAAACGCTCATGCCTCCGCCGCTCGGTGGCTGGCATCCTTCAAAAACATTATCTGTATCGGGCGAGGCATTCTTCTGCCGATTGCTCTCGAGTGCGCTTTGAAGCTGAAGGAAATTACTTATATCCACGCGGAGGGATGCGCCGCGGGCGAACTTAAGCACGGCACTCTGGCGTTACTCTCGCCTGCCACCCCAGTGATCGCCTTCATGGGTACCGACGAGACGCGAGCGCAAATGCTGACCGCGATACGCGAAGTCAAGGCGCGGGGAGTTCCCGTGCTGGCAATAGCGCCCGAAGGTGAAGAGGATTTGGAGGATCTTGCTGACAGGGTCATCCTTCTGCCCCGTACCGACCCGCTGCTCCAGCCGGTGCTTGCGGCGGCGGCCGCCCAACTGCTGGCTTACCACACTGCTCTTTCCCTAGACCTGCCTATCGACACCCCGCGTAATTTGGCAAAGAGCGTTACCGTCGAGTAA
- a CDS encoding universal stress protein, with product MYKKLLVPLDGSELSETILPQVVAVAKPASAAVVLLRVRESLDRGVRQTLGEDIAEKLDTVNREEIQGYLDRIAGDLLRDGIAADIAIAEGNPAEAIINYASTHAVDLIVMATHGRGGLTRWAFGSVADKVLRQSPVPVLLSPVTGSRA from the coding sequence GTGTACAAGAAATTGTTAGTGCCGCTTGATGGTTCTGAGCTTTCTGAAACCATCCTGCCGCAAGTTGTCGCGGTGGCTAAACCAGCTTCGGCTGCGGTAGTGCTCCTTAGAGTCAGGGAGTCCCTGGACCGCGGCGTGAGGCAGACCTTAGGTGAGGATATTGCTGAAAAACTGGACACGGTCAACCGGGAAGAGATTCAAGGCTATCTCGACCGGATCGCCGGTGACCTGCTCCGCGACGGCATCGCTGCTGACATTGCCATTGCCGAAGGGAACCCGGCCGAGGCAATTATCAATTACGCCTCGACTCACGCCGTCGACCTTATCGTAATGGCTACCCATGGCCGGGGCGGCCTGACACGTTGGGCTTTCGGCTCCGTCGCTGATAAGGTACTGCGTCAGTCTCCAGTACCGGTGCTGCTGAGCCCGGTGACCGGCTCCAGAGCTTAG